From the Actinopolymorpha singaporensis genome, the window GTGCTCTGAGTGTTCGATGTGCTCGATGTGATCGGAGCGTTCGGAGCGTTCGGAGCGTTCGGAGCGTTCGGAGCGTTCGGTGTGGTGCTCATGCGGCGGCACGTCCCATGCATGGCTCGTGGTGCGCTGGTCGGTGGACTGGCTCAGGTGGAGTACGCGGAGTTTTCGTGGACGTAGGCATGGGTCAGGTCGTTGGTCCAGATGGTCGCCGACTCCTGCCCGGCCTTCAGATCGACGGTCACCTCGACCTGGCGTGGGGAGAGGTCGACCAGGTCGCGGGACTCGCCGATTCCGCCGTCGCGGCACACCCACACGCCGTTGAAGGCGACGTCCAGGGTCGCGGGGTCGAACGCCGCCCGAGTGGTGCCCACCGCGGCAAGGATCCTGCCCCAGTTGGCGTCCTTGCCGTAGACGGCGCACTTGAAGAGGTTGTTCCGGGCGATGGCCCGGGCGGCGTCCAGCGCGTCCTGCTGGGTCGCGGCGTGCACCACCTCGATCGCGATGTCGTGCTCGGCACCCTCGGCGTCACCGATCAACTGCTGGCCGAGATCGTGGCAGACGGCGGTCAACCCGGCAGTGAACTCCTCGTGGGTGGGCGTGACGCCGGACGCGCCGCTGGCCATCAACAGGACCGTGTCGTTGGTGGACATGCATCCGTCGGAGTCGAGCCGGTCGAACGTCGCCGACGTGGCCGCACGCAGGGCGAGGTCGGCGGCAACCGGGTCGAGCGCGGCGTCGGTGGTGATCACCACGAGCATGGTCGCCAGCGAGGGCGCGAGCATGCCGGCCCCCTTGGCCATCCCGCCGATGGACCAGCCCGCCCCGGCGTGCGTCGCCTGCTTGGCCCGGGTGTCGGTGGTCATGATCGCGGTCGCGGCCGCCTGGCCGCCGTCGTCGGACAGCTTCGCGACGGCTTCGGTGAGGCCACCGAGCAGCTTGTCGCGGTCGAGGAGCTCGCCGATCAGGCCGGTCGAACAGATCGCGACGTCGATGGCTGCGGTCGCTTCGGCACCGGGAGCGGCCGCGGCGGTCAGCTGCTGCGCGGTGTGCTCCGCGCTCGCGTGGGTCGTCTGGAAACCCTCCGGGCCGGTGTAGCAGTTGGCGCCGCCGGAGTTGAGGGCAACTGCCCGGACCTGACCGTCCTTGCAGACCTGCTCACTCCACAGCACCGGGTTGGCCTTGCAGCGGTTGTCGGTGAACACGGCTGCGGCGGTGAACGAGGGGCCGTCGTTGACGACCAGGGCGACGTCGGGGTTGCCGCTCGGCTTGAGCCCGGCGGTCACGCCGGCGGCCCGGAAGCCGATGGGGGTGGTGACGGACAAGGGAGTGCCTTTCGGGGGCGAGGATCGGGTGCTGACGACGCGGTCCGGCCAGGTCGCCAGGCAACGGTGACGTGCCGGGCTATCGCCGGGGCCCGCCTCGTCGTCGCCGGTAGCGATGCCCGCTCCACTGTCCGCCGCTCGCGGCGGTCCTGCACCGGATGCTCACGGCGCCAGTCCGACCGTGGTCAGACCCGTCGTCTCGGCGATGCCGAGAGCGAGGTTCATGCACTGGACGGCTCCGCCCGCGGTGCCCTTGGTGAGGTTGTCCAGCGCCGCGACGGCGACCAGTCGCCCGGCCCGGTCGTCCACCACCACCTGGGCGTGCACGGCGTTGGAGCCGAGGGTCGCCGCCGTGCTGGGCCAGCTGCCCTCCGCAAGCAGGTGCAGGAACGGCTCGTCGGCCCACGCCCGCACGTAGGCGTCCCGGACGGTGGCGGTGTCGACGCCTTCGCGGACGCGCACCGTGCACGTCGCCAGGATGCCGCGCGGCATCGGCGCCAGGGTTGGCGTGAACGACACGGTGACCGGCGAGCCCGAGACCTGCCGGAGGTTCTGCTCGATCTCGGGGGTGTGCCGGTGGGCGCCGCCGACGGAGTAGGCGGACATGGCGCCCATCACCTCGCTGCCGAGCAGGTGCGGTTTGAGCGACCGGCCGGCGCCGGAGGTGCCGGAGGCGGCGACCACGACGACGTCGCGGGCGTCCACCAGGCCGGCGGCGACGGCCGGGAGCAACGCGAGAGTGGAAACGGTCGGATAGCAGCCGGGGACCGCGATCCGACGAGCCGGCCGCAGCAGGTCGCGCTGGCCGGGCAGCTCGGGCAGGCCGTAGGGCCAGGTGCCGGCGTGGTCACCGGAGTACCACCGCTGCCAGTCGGCGGCCTCGGCGAGCCGGAAGTCGGCGCCGCAGTCGATGACGAGCACGTCGTCGGGGAGGCTTGCTGCGACAGCCGCGGACTGCCCGTGTGGAAGGGCGAGGAAGACCACGTCGTGGCCGGCCAGCGTGTCAGTGGTGGTCTCCCCCAGCACCCGGTCGGCGAGCGGCGTCAGGTGCGGCTGATGCCGCCCCAGCGGCGTGCCGGCGTTGGAGCCGGCGGTCACCGCGCCGATCTCGATCTCGGGGTGGGCCAGGAGCAGGCGCAACAGCTCGCCACCGGCATAGCCGCTCGCACCTGCCACCGCCGCATTGAAACCCATGGTCACGTCACCCCTCGGTTGGTTCTGCATGAGTATGCCCCATCCTGCATGCCCATGCAACCGACTGACCGGTGACCTTCACATGTTCACACGGGCGTCCGGCGCCTCCCGCACCGCCGCCCGGGCTCAGGAATCACTTCCCAGTGGCGCCGCTCAACGTGAGCTCCTCCGAGAAGTGACAGGCGGCGAGGTGGTGTGCCCCCGTCTCCCGCAGGGCCGGAACCTCCGAGACGCAGCGGTCCGGCCGTACGTGCGGGCACCGGGTGTGGAACAGGCACCCCGAGGGCGGGTTCGCCGCGTCCGGTAGGTCGTCCGGAAGCCCGTGCTCGTGCCGCGCCCGCCGGTTGTGCGGATCCGGCAGCGGCACGGCGTTCAGCAACGCCTCGGTGTAGGGGTGGTGCGGCTGGGTGTACAGCGAGGAGGTGTCGGCGGTCTCCACGATCGAGCCGAGGTACATCACCGTCACCCGGTCGCACAGGTGCTCCACCACGGACAGGTCGTGGGAGATGAACAGGTACGTCAGGTCGAACTGCGCTTGCAGGTCGGCCAGCAGGTTCAGGATCTGCGCCCGGACGGACACGTCCAGCGCCGACACCGCCTCGTCCGCGATCACCAGTCGCGGCTCGGTGATCAGGGCGCGGGCGATGTTGATCCGCTGGCGTTCACCGCCGGAGAACGCGTGGGGGTAGCGCCGCATGTACTCCGGCCGCAGGCCGCACCGGCGCAGCATGTCCGCCACCCGGTCCTGCAGCTCCGAGCCGCTGGCGAGGTTGTTCGTCCGCAGCGGCTCCCCCACGAGTTGCAGCAGCGTCATCCGGGGGTTCAGGGAGGAGAACGGGTCCTGGAAGATGACCCGGATCTCCCGGCGGTACGGCGCGAGCTCGCGGTTGCGCAACCGGGCCAGGTCGACCGTCTCGCCGTTGGGCCGGCGGTACTGGATCTGGCCGGAGCTGGGCTGGAGCACTCTGGCGAGGCAGCGGCCGAGCGTCGTCTTCCCACACCCGGACTCACCCACCAGGCCGAGCGTCTCCCCCGGCGCGATGTCGAAGTCGACCGAGTCCACCGCGCGAACGGCGCCGGTGGTGCGGCCGAACATCCCCCGCTTGATCGGGAAGTGCATCGACAGGTCGCGCACCTCGACCAGCGGAGCGCCCGAAGTGTCGCGCGACCGGGATCCGTTGGGGGCGGGACGCTCCCGCACCTGGACCGCGGCGCCACCTGTCCCGGCCGTCCCGGCCCCACCTCCAGCACCGCCACCCGTCGAGGTCGACCGCGCCACCGAACCCTCCGGTGCCGCCTCGCCGTTGGCCGCACGCCCTCCGCCGGTCCTGGCCGCGCCCACGCCGGTCAGCTCGCCCTGCTCGTCGTACAGGTGACACTGGGCCAGGTGGTCGCTCCCGAAACGCACCAGCGGCGGGTCCTGCTGGTCGCACACGCCGGCGATCACGTGGTCGCACCGGGTGTGGAACGGGCAGCCTGCCGGGCGGTTCTGCGGGTGCGGCACCATGCCGCGGATCGCGGCCAGGCGCTGGCGCCCCCGCTCGCCCGATCCGCGCATGGTGGGGATCGAACGCAGCAGGGCCTGGGTGTACGGGTGCTTCGGCTCGTCGAAGATCTCGCGCACGGTGCCGTGCTCGGCGACCTTGCCGAGGTACATGACCGTCACCTCGTCGGCGATCTCCGCCACCACGCCCAGGTCATGGGTGATGAAGACCATCGCCATCCCGGTCTGGTCCTGCAGGTCCTTCAGCAGGTCGAGGATGCGGGCCTGCGTGGTGACGTCCAGCGCGGTGGTGGGCTCGTCCGCGATCAGCAACGCCGGGTCGCAGGACAACGCGATGGCGATCATCACCCGCTGGCACATGCCGCCGGACAGCTGGAACGGATAGGCGTCCATCCGGCGTTCCGGCTGCGGGATGCCGACGCGGCGCAGCTGCGCGACGGCCCGCTCGTGCGCCTCCTCCTTCGAAAGCGGGAGGTGCAGCTGGATCGCCTCGACGAGCTGGTCGCCAACGGTGTACATCGGCGACAGCGAGGCCATCGGCTCCTGGAACACCATGCCGATCTCGGCGCCGCGTACCCGGCGGATCTCCTCACCGCGCGGGTCGAGCTTGGCGAGGTCGGTCCAGTCGGCGTCCGGGCTCGGCCGCCAGTCGATCCGGCCGCCGGCGATCGCGCCGGGTCGCTCGACGAGCTGCAGGATCGACCGGGCCGTCACCGACTTTCCGCAGCCGGACTCGCCTACGACGCAGACCGTACGCCCTTTCGGCACCGTCAGATCGACGCCGTCGACCGCGCGGACGACGCCCTCCCGGCTGGTGAAGTGCGTGTGCAGGTCGGTGATGCGCAACAGTGTCGACTGGTCGGCATCCGCACTCGGTGCCGGGCCGGGCGCGGCGCCCGGGCCACGGCCTCGGCCACGCCCACGGGCGCGGTCACGCCGGCCGCCGCCCTCGGCGACCTCGGAGCGACTGAACTGGTTCATTCGGCTCTCCTCACCGCCGGCTCGTCGCCGGCGTCGCGGCCGTGGGTTCCGGTTGCCGGCCGGCGTCGCCCGCCGGCCCGACCAAGGTCTCCACCACGGATGTCAGTGCTTGTACGGGTCCGCCGCGTCACGCAGGCCGTCACCGAGGAAGTTCAGCGCGAGGACGGCGACCACCACCGTCGCACCGGGCAGCAGGAGCCACGGTGCGGTGGCCACCGCCCGGATGTTCTGCGCCTCCTGCAGGAGGACGCCCCAGCTCACCACCGGTGCCTGCAGTCCCAGCCCCAGGAAGGACAGGGACGTCTCGGCGAGGATCATGCCCGGGATCGACAGCGTGAGCGAGGCGATCAGGTAGCTGGAGAACGACGGGAGCATGTGCCGGAAGATGATCCGCGGCTGGCTGGCACCGTCGATCGTCGCGGCCGTCACGAAGTCCTCCTCCCGCAGCGACAGGAACCGGCTGCGCACCACCCGGGCCAGGTGCGTCCAGGCGATCATCGACAGGATGACTGTGACCGCGAAGTACCGCTTCAACGGACCCCAGCCAGGTGGCACCGCGGCCGCCAGACCGAGCCACAGCGGCAGTGTGGGTACGGACATGAAGAACTCCACCCCGCGCTGGATGACCGTGTCCACGACGCCGCCGAAGAAGCCGGACACCCCGCCGAGCACCACGCCGAGGACGAACGCGAGCGCCACCCCGACCAGGCCGATGGACATCGACACCCGGGAACCGTGGATGATCCGGGACAGCAGGTCGTGGCCGTTGCGGTCGGCGCCGATGAGGTACATCGGCGGTCCCTTCGGCCCGTTGCTCGGCCCGATCAGGTGCCGGTCACCAGGGATGAGCCCGAACAGCTTGTACGACTCGCCCTTGGCGAACAGGCTCACCGGCACCTTCTTGTGCTCGTCGGTGGTCCAGGTGAGCTCCAGCGTCGTGGGGTCCTGTTTGGACTTGTAGCCGTAGACGTACATGCCCCACTTGCCGTCGTCGACGAAGTGCAGTCGTTGCGGCGGCGCGTAGGCATAGTCGGGGTTGTAGTGCCCGCTGGAGTACGGCGCGAGGAACTCCGCGAAGATCGCCAGCACGTAGATAAACAGCGTCACCACCAGTCCGGCCATGGCGAGCTTGTGCCGCTTGAAGCCCCACCACACCAGCTTCCACTGTGGTGCGACGGCGATCGCCGTGTCGCCGCTCACGCCCGCCTCGGCGACCGGCGCGTCCGGCTCGACGACCGGGCCGGTTCCCTCGTCCGCGGGAAGTGTCTGCTGTGTCATCGTCGCTCCCGCCTACCGGTGGCTGAGCCGGACCCGGGGGTCCAACCAGGCCAGGGCGATGTCGGAGATCAGGGTGCCGATCACGGTGAGCACGCTCACGATCAGGATGATCGATCCCGCGAGGTACATGTCCTGGCTCTTAAGCGCGTCCAGGAGCAACGGCCCGGTCGTCTGCAGCGACAGCACCTGCGCCACGATGACCTCACCGGAGACCAGCCCGGGGAGCACCCACCCGATCGTGGAGACGAACGGGTTCAGCGCGACGCGCAGCGGATACTTCACCGTGAGCCGGCGTTCGGGCATACCCCTGGCCCGGGCGGCGACGACGTAGGGCTTGTGCAACTCGTCCAGAAGGTTCGCGCGCAACACCCGGACCAGGCCTGCGGTGCCGGCGGCACCCAGGACGACCACCGGCACCCACAGGTGACTGAGCAGGTCGATCAGCTTGCCGAGGTTCCACTGCGAGTCCACGTAGTCCTGGGAGAACAACCCCCCGACGCTGAGCCCGAAGTAGTTGAGTCCGACCCACATCAGGACCAGCGCGATCAGGAAGTTCGGGACGGCCAGCCCGAGGAAGCCCAGCGTGGTGGCCACGTAGTCGCCGACGGAGTACTGCCGGACCGCGGAGTAGACGCCGATGGGGAACGCGACGGCCCAGGTGAACAGCAGCGTGGTGATCGCCAGCACGACGGTGAGTCCCAGCCGCTCGCTCAGCAGCGCGGACACCGGTTTGTTCCAGGCGAACGACATGCCGAAGTCGCCGTGGAGGATGCCGCCGATCCACTTGAGGTACTGGATGTAGACCGGCTGGTCGAGCCCGTACCTTGCCGACAGCGCCGCCAACTGCGCCTTGTCGATCTGGTCGCCCTGCGACTGCAGCTGGGACACGATCGTGGTCAGGTAGTCGCCTGGCGGCAGTTGGATGATGATGAACGCCACCACGGAGATGGCGAAGACGGTCGGGATCATCAACAGGATCCGCCGCCCCATGTACGTCAACATGTCCGGCTACCTCCTCGCACCGCGCTCACGTGGGCAGTCGTCGGGTGGGTCAGGACTTGAACCACTGCTCGGGATTGCTCAGGGCAGGCGTCGCCATGATGGACGCCTCCGGCATCTTGGCCGGCACGTTGTGGAGGTTGTTCTTCACGATGCCGTAGGTGTTGGGGATCCGCACGCAGCCGATGCAGTAGAACTGCTCCTTGGCGATCTGCAGGATCTGCTTGTAGATCGCCTTCTGCTCGTTCTCGTCGATGGTGGCGATGAGCTGGCGGTACAACTGCATCTGCTTCTTCGGCGCGGCCGGTGGCTCCTCACCCTCCTTGCCGTAGGTGTTGAACCACTGCTGCCACAGCTCGGCGTAGTTGGACTCGCCGCTGAACGGGAAGTACCAGCGGGGTTCGAGCATCTCGATCAGCAGGCCGCCGTCACCCATCCACACCGCGGCGTCGTGCTCGTTGGCGGTCGCGTCCTTGCGCTCGTAGAAGAGCGTGCGGTCCTCGTTCTTCATCTGGGCGTCGACACCGACCTTGCGCCAGAACTGCGTGACGAGGTCGGTTCCGTCGACCCAGGACGGTGTGAGGGACGGGCTGGCCACCTCGACCTGGATGATCAGCCGCTTGCCGTCAGGACGCAGGCGGTAGCCCGCCGAGTCCTTCTTCGTCAGGCCTGCCTTGTCCAGGTAGGAGTTCGCCTTCGCCACGTCGTACTCGGTGTACTGCTTGGCGAACTCCTCGTCGTAGAACTCCGACCGCTCGTCGGGTGCGGCCTGCCACGGCACGCCCTGTCGCTGGAAGACGGTCTTGATCATCTCCGGGCGGTCGATGGCGTGTGAGAGCCCGATGCGGAAGTTCTTGTCCTGGAAGATTTTCCGGACCACCGGGTCCTTGTGGTTGAGGTTCAGCGAGATGACGATGTCGTTCATCACCGTGTTCTCGAGGGTGATGAAGTGGTACTGACCCTTCTCCCGGCCGCGGGCGAGCACGGGCTTGTTCGGCAGCGTGTTGATGTGCCGGGTCGTCATGTCCAGTTCGCCGTTGGATCCCTTGAGCAGGAGCACCTGAACGTCGGAGATGACGTCGTAGTTGGCCCGGTCGAGGTAGGGAAGCTGCCTGCCGTCGGGGTCGGTCTTGAAGTAGTACGGGTTGCGCTCGAACGTCACCCGGCTTCCCGTGCCCAGCGGGTTCTTCGTCACCCAGGCGCACAGCGTCGGCAGCTCGGGGTTGCCCCAGTGGTCGTTCTTGGAGCCGAACAGGTCGGTCCAGGCAGTCATCTTCTGCTGCTTGGCGAGCTTCTCCGCGTCGGGGTTGTACTTCTTGTGGAACTGCTGGAGGTAGTGCTTCGGGGCGAAGAAGACGTTGTACGCCAGCTTGCTGCGGAACAGGCCGTTCGGCTTCGGGAAGGTCACCTTCACCGACACGTCGTCGACCTTCGTGAGCTTCGCCGGCTGCCCGGCGCTGCTGATCCAGTCCGGCACCACCGGGCTCAGCTCCGAGTTGAGCAACCAGTCGTTGAAGCCGAACTCGAGGTCGTCGGCGGTGAACGGCTTTCCGTCGGACCACTTCATGCCCTCGCGGAGCTTGATGGTGAACTCGTCGCCCTTGTCGTTGGGGGTGACCGACTCCGCGATGTTCGGGATGATCTTCCGCCCGGTGGGATCGAACCGCAGCAGGGCTTCGTATCCCATGGTGCGTCCCAGCCAGGGGGTGTCCGCGGCATTGAGCATGACGCTCTTGAACGTTCCGCCGTAGGTGCCGACCTTCTCCGCCGGCTGCACGACGAGGGGGTTCTTCGGGAGCCGTTGTTCGAGCTTGGGCAGCTTCCCGGCCTTGACCTGCTGCGCCAGCATCGGCGCTTCCTTGCCCTTCGCCTTCTGCGCGGCTCCTCCGGCGGCCTTCTTGCCACCGCTCGGATCCGTGGACAGGAACGAACATCCGGACAACGAGGCGGTGGCGAGCGCCCCGCCTCC encodes:
- the argJ gene encoding bifunctional glutamate N-acetyltransferase/amino-acid acetyltransferase ArgJ, with amino-acid sequence MSVTTPIGFRAAGVTAGLKPSGNPDVALVVNDGPSFTAAAVFTDNRCKANPVLWSEQVCKDGQVRAVALNSGGANCYTGPEGFQTTHASAEHTAQQLTAAAAPGAEATAAIDVAICSTGLIGELLDRDKLLGGLTEAVAKLSDDGGQAAATAIMTTDTRAKQATHAGAGWSIGGMAKGAGMLAPSLATMLVVITTDAALDPVAADLALRAATSATFDRLDSDGCMSTNDTVLLMASGASGVTPTHEEFTAGLTAVCHDLGQQLIGDAEGAEHDIAIEVVHAATQQDALDAARAIARNNLFKCAVYGKDANWGRILAAVGTTRAAFDPATLDVAFNGVWVCRDGGIGESRDLVDLSPRQVEVTVDLKAGQESATIWTNDLTHAYVHENSAYST
- the argC gene encoding N-acetyl-gamma-glutamyl-phosphate reductase, which translates into the protein MGFNAAVAGASGYAGGELLRLLLAHPEIEIGAVTAGSNAGTPLGRHQPHLTPLADRVLGETTTDTLAGHDVVFLALPHGQSAAVAASLPDDVLVIDCGADFRLAEAADWQRWYSGDHAGTWPYGLPELPGQRDLLRPARRIAVPGCYPTVSTLALLPAVAAGLVDARDVVVVAASGTSGAGRSLKPHLLGSEVMGAMSAYSVGGAHRHTPEIEQNLRQVSGSPVTVSFTPTLAPMPRGILATCTVRVREGVDTATVRDAYVRAWADEPFLHLLAEGSWPSTAATLGSNAVHAQVVVDDRAGRLVAVAALDNLTKGTAGGAVQCMNLALGIAETTGLTTVGLAP
- a CDS encoding ABC transporter ATP-binding protein produces the protein MNQFSRSEVAEGGGRRDRARGRGRGRGPGAAPGPAPSADADQSTLLRITDLHTHFTSREGVVRAVDGVDLTVPKGRTVCVVGESGCGKSVTARSILQLVERPGAIAGGRIDWRPSPDADWTDLAKLDPRGEEIRRVRGAEIGMVFQEPMASLSPMYTVGDQLVEAIQLHLPLSKEEAHERAVAQLRRVGIPQPERRMDAYPFQLSGGMCQRVMIAIALSCDPALLIADEPTTALDVTTQARILDLLKDLQDQTGMAMVFITHDLGVVAEIADEVTVMYLGKVAEHGTVREIFDEPKHPYTQALLRSIPTMRGSGERGRQRLAAIRGMVPHPQNRPAGCPFHTRCDHVIAGVCDQQDPPLVRFGSDHLAQCHLYDEQGELTGVGAARTGGGRAANGEAAPEGSVARSTSTGGGAGGGAGTAGTGGAAVQVRERPAPNGSRSRDTSGAPLVEVRDLSMHFPIKRGMFGRTTGAVRAVDSVDFDIAPGETLGLVGESGCGKTTLGRCLARVLQPSSGQIQYRRPNGETVDLARLRNRELAPYRREIRVIFQDPFSSLNPRMTLLQLVGEPLRTNNLASGSELQDRVADMLRRCGLRPEYMRRYPHAFSGGERQRINIARALITEPRLVIADEAVSALDVSVRAQILNLLADLQAQFDLTYLFISHDLSVVEHLCDRVTVMYLGSIVETADTSSLYTQPHHPYTEALLNAVPLPDPHNRRARHEHGLPDDLPDAANPPSGCLFHTRCPHVRPDRCVSEVPALRETGAHHLAACHFSEELTLSGATGK
- a CDS encoding ABC transporter permease is translated as MTQQTLPADEGTGPVVEPDAPVAEAGVSGDTAIAVAPQWKLVWWGFKRHKLAMAGLVVTLFIYVLAIFAEFLAPYSSGHYNPDYAYAPPQRLHFVDDGKWGMYVYGYKSKQDPTTLELTWTTDEHKKVPVSLFAKGESYKLFGLIPGDRHLIGPSNGPKGPPMYLIGADRNGHDLLSRIIHGSRVSMSIGLVGVALAFVLGVVLGGVSGFFGGVVDTVIQRGVEFFMSVPTLPLWLGLAAAVPPGWGPLKRYFAVTVILSMIAWTHLARVVRSRFLSLREEDFVTAATIDGASQPRIIFRHMLPSFSSYLIASLTLSIPGMILAETSLSFLGLGLQAPVVSWGVLLQEAQNIRAVATAPWLLLPGATVVVAVLALNFLGDGLRDAADPYKH
- a CDS encoding ABC transporter permease — translated: MLTYMGRRILLMIPTVFAISVVAFIIIQLPPGDYLTTIVSQLQSQGDQIDKAQLAALSARYGLDQPVYIQYLKWIGGILHGDFGMSFAWNKPVSALLSERLGLTVVLAITTLLFTWAVAFPIGVYSAVRQYSVGDYVATTLGFLGLAVPNFLIALVLMWVGLNYFGLSVGGLFSQDYVDSQWNLGKLIDLLSHLWVPVVVLGAAGTAGLVRVLRANLLDELHKPYVVAARARGMPERRLTVKYPLRVALNPFVSTIGWVLPGLVSGEVIVAQVLSLQTTGPLLLDALKSQDMYLAGSIILIVSVLTVIGTLISDIALAWLDPRVRLSHR
- a CDS encoding ABC transporter substrate-binding protein; this translates as MTPPESPRPSRRDLLMWGGGALATASLSGCSFLSTDPSGGKKAAGGAAQKAKGKEAPMLAQQVKAGKLPKLEQRLPKNPLVVQPAEKVGTYGGTFKSVMLNAADTPWLGRTMGYEALLRFDPTGRKIIPNIAESVTPNDKGDEFTIKLREGMKWSDGKPFTADDLEFGFNDWLLNSELSPVVPDWISSAGQPAKLTKVDDVSVKVTFPKPNGLFRSKLAYNVFFAPKHYLQQFHKKYNPDAEKLAKQQKMTAWTDLFGSKNDHWGNPELPTLCAWVTKNPLGTGSRVTFERNPYYFKTDPDGRQLPYLDRANYDVISDVQVLLLKGSNGELDMTTRHINTLPNKPVLARGREKGQYHFITLENTVMNDIVISLNLNHKDPVVRKIFQDKNFRIGLSHAIDRPEMIKTVFQRQGVPWQAAPDERSEFYDEEFAKQYTEYDVAKANSYLDKAGLTKKDSAGYRLRPDGKRLIIQVEVASPSLTPSWVDGTDLVTQFWRKVGVDAQMKNEDRTLFYERKDATANEHDAAVWMGDGGLLIEMLEPRWYFPFSGESNYAELWQQWFNTYGKEGEEPPAAPKKQMQLYRQLIATIDENEQKAIYKQILQIAKEQFYCIGCVRIPNTYGIVKNNLHNVPAKMPEASIMATPALSNPEQWFKS